From a region of the Salvelinus alpinus chromosome 2, SLU_Salpinus.1, whole genome shotgun sequence genome:
- the LOC139545000 gene encoding zinc finger protein 665-like isoform X1 codes for MQDIGCFNGYHLYDKLSDKGTIASSMDQDKASTFPATLLESPGQPSPGTALLQGLVDCRKTPGQSGTERGGGGEEEEKEDGDFISLRDSPNRCSLSGKGLSSGEPRQHHDADKKETSLSRPEHLKKHQQRRIGKKPHHCCFDSGKGFAKQRELIIYQQSHTGEKPYHCSQCGKSFAASKTLKSLRIHTGERPYPCFDCGTTFNQSRALTTHQHIHTGEKPYSCDQCGKSFRKSGHLTTHQRIHTGEKPYSCDQCGKSFNQSGDLTTHQRIHTGEKPYSCDQCGKSFRNSGHLTRHKRIHTGEKPYTCEECGKSFALSGNLTTHKRIHTGEKPYSCDQCGKSFNHSGSLITHQHIHTGEKPYSCDQCGKSFNHSGNLTSHQRIHTGEKPYSCVQCGKSFRKSGHLTEHQRIHIGETSYSCDQCGKSFNQPGDLTKHQRIHTGEKPYRCDQCGKTFNHSGSLVTHQRIHTGEKPYSCDQCGKSFNQSGDLTTHQRIHTGEKSYSCYHCGKSFRNSGHLTAHQRIHTGEKPYSCDQCGKSFNQSGDLTKHQRIHTGEKPYSCDQCGKSFNQSGYLTIHQRIHTGEKPYSCNQCGKGFARDSTLTAHQRIHTGEKPYICDQCGKSFNQSGDLITHQRIHTGERPYSCDQCGKSFARDFTLTTHHLTHTGEKSYSCLCGKSFAHSGSLKKHQKSQPCHLLSPSSLAPVPDPYIKFQ; via the exons ATGCAAGATATTGGATGCTTTAATG GATATCATTTATATGACAAGTTGTCTGATAAAGGAACAATAGCTTCCTCAATGGATCAG GACAAAGCTAGCACGTTCCCCGCCACCCTCCTGGAGTCCCCAGGTCAACCGTCTCCGGGTACCGCTTTACTGCAGGGTCTGGTCGACTGCAGGAAAACACCGGGGCAGAGTggaactgagagaggaggaggaggagaagaagaagagaaggaagatGGAGATTTTATTTCATTAA GGGACAGCCCTAATCGTTGCTCTCTCAGTGGGAAGGGCTTATCATCTGGGGAGCCTCGACAACATCATGATGCTGACAAGAAAGAGACGAGTCTCTCCAgaccagaacacctcaagaaacaccagcagagacgtATAGGGAAGAAACCTCACCACTGCTGCTTTGACAGTGGGAAGGGTTTTGCTAAACAGAGGGAATTGATCATTTACCAGCAAAGTCACACCGGAGAGAAACCGTACCACTGCTCTCAGTGCGGGAAGAGTTTCGCTGCATCTAAAACCTTAAAATCTCTGAGAATTCATACAGGGGAGAGGCCTTACCCCTGCTTTGATTGTGGGACGACTTTCAATCAATCAAGAGCCCTGacaacacaccaacacatacacacaggagagaagccttacagctgtgatcagtgtgggaagagcttccgGAAGTCAGGACACCTGACTacacaccaacgcatacacacaggagagaagccttacagctgtgatcagtgtgggaagagtttcaatCAATCAGGAGATCTGACAacacaccaacgcatacacacaggagagaagccttatagctgtgatcagtgtgggaagagcttcaggaactcaggacacctgactagacacaaacgcatacacacaggagagaagccttataccTGTGAagagtgtgggaagagctttgcaCTATCCGGAAATCTGACTACACacaaacgcatacacacaggagagaagccttatagctgtgatcagtgtgggaagagctttaaTCATTCAGGATCCCTGATTACAcatcaacacatacacacaggagagaagccttatagctgtgatcagtgtgggaagagtttcaatCATTCAGGAAATCTGACTtcacaccaacgcatacacacaggagagaaaccttatagctgtgttcagtgtgggaagagcttcaggaAGTCAGGACACTTGACTGAACACCAGCGCATACACATAGGAGAGActtcttatagctgtgatcagtgtgggaagagcttcaatcaACCAGGAGACCTGACTAaacaccaacgcatacacacaggagagaagccttatcgctgtgatcagtgtgggaagaccTTCAATCATTCAGGATCCCTGGTTacacaccaacgcatacacacaggagagaagccttatagctgtgatcagtgtgggaagagcttcaatcaATCAGGAGACCTGACTacacaccaacgcatacacacaggagagaagtctTATAGCTGTTATCattgtgggaagagcttcaggaACTCAGGACACCTGACTGCACACCagcgcatacacacaggagagaagccttatagctgtgatcagtgtgggaagagcttcaatcaATCAGGAGACCTGACTAaacaccaacgcatacacacaggagagaaaccttatagctgtgatcagtgtgggaagagcttcaatcaatcaggatacctgactatacaccaacgaatacacacaggagagaagccttatagctgtaatcAGTGTGGGAAGGGTTTTGCTCGAGATTCCACCCTGACTgcacaccaacgcatacacacaggagagaagccttatatctgtgatcagtgtgggaagagcttcaatcaGTCAGGAGACCTGATTacacaccaacgcatacacacaggagagagaccttatagctgtgatcagtgtgggaagagttttgctcgAGATTTCACCCTGACTACAcaccacctcacacacacaggagagaaatcttactCCTGTCTATGTGGAAAGAGCTTTGCTCATTCAGGGTCACTGAAAAAACACCAGAAATCACAACCATGTCATCTtttatctccctcctctctggcaCCGGTTCCAGATCCCTACATAAAGTTTCAATAG
- the LOC139545000 gene encoding zinc finger protein 665-like isoform X2, translating to MDQDKASTFPATLLESPGQPSPGTALLQGLVDCRKTPGQSGTERGGGGEEEEKEDGDFISLRDSPNRCSLSGKGLSSGEPRQHHDADKKETSLSRPEHLKKHQQRRIGKKPHHCCFDSGKGFAKQRELIIYQQSHTGEKPYHCSQCGKSFAASKTLKSLRIHTGERPYPCFDCGTTFNQSRALTTHQHIHTGEKPYSCDQCGKSFRKSGHLTTHQRIHTGEKPYSCDQCGKSFNQSGDLTTHQRIHTGEKPYSCDQCGKSFRNSGHLTRHKRIHTGEKPYTCEECGKSFALSGNLTTHKRIHTGEKPYSCDQCGKSFNHSGSLITHQHIHTGEKPYSCDQCGKSFNHSGNLTSHQRIHTGEKPYSCVQCGKSFRKSGHLTEHQRIHIGETSYSCDQCGKSFNQPGDLTKHQRIHTGEKPYRCDQCGKTFNHSGSLVTHQRIHTGEKPYSCDQCGKSFNQSGDLTTHQRIHTGEKSYSCYHCGKSFRNSGHLTAHQRIHTGEKPYSCDQCGKSFNQSGDLTKHQRIHTGEKPYSCDQCGKSFNQSGYLTIHQRIHTGEKPYSCNQCGKGFARDSTLTAHQRIHTGEKPYICDQCGKSFNQSGDLITHQRIHTGERPYSCDQCGKSFARDFTLTTHHLTHTGEKSYSCLCGKSFAHSGSLKKHQKSQPCHLLSPSSLAPVPDPYIKFQ from the exons ATGGATCAG GACAAAGCTAGCACGTTCCCCGCCACCCTCCTGGAGTCCCCAGGTCAACCGTCTCCGGGTACCGCTTTACTGCAGGGTCTGGTCGACTGCAGGAAAACACCGGGGCAGAGTggaactgagagaggaggaggaggagaagaagaagagaaggaagatGGAGATTTTATTTCATTAA GGGACAGCCCTAATCGTTGCTCTCTCAGTGGGAAGGGCTTATCATCTGGGGAGCCTCGACAACATCATGATGCTGACAAGAAAGAGACGAGTCTCTCCAgaccagaacacctcaagaaacaccagcagagacgtATAGGGAAGAAACCTCACCACTGCTGCTTTGACAGTGGGAAGGGTTTTGCTAAACAGAGGGAATTGATCATTTACCAGCAAAGTCACACCGGAGAGAAACCGTACCACTGCTCTCAGTGCGGGAAGAGTTTCGCTGCATCTAAAACCTTAAAATCTCTGAGAATTCATACAGGGGAGAGGCCTTACCCCTGCTTTGATTGTGGGACGACTTTCAATCAATCAAGAGCCCTGacaacacaccaacacatacacacaggagagaagccttacagctgtgatcagtgtgggaagagcttccgGAAGTCAGGACACCTGACTacacaccaacgcatacacacaggagagaagccttacagctgtgatcagtgtgggaagagtttcaatCAATCAGGAGATCTGACAacacaccaacgcatacacacaggagagaagccttatagctgtgatcagtgtgggaagagcttcaggaactcaggacacctgactagacacaaacgcatacacacaggagagaagccttataccTGTGAagagtgtgggaagagctttgcaCTATCCGGAAATCTGACTACACacaaacgcatacacacaggagagaagccttatagctgtgatcagtgtgggaagagctttaaTCATTCAGGATCCCTGATTACAcatcaacacatacacacaggagagaagccttatagctgtgatcagtgtgggaagagtttcaatCATTCAGGAAATCTGACTtcacaccaacgcatacacacaggagagaaaccttatagctgtgttcagtgtgggaagagcttcaggaAGTCAGGACACTTGACTGAACACCAGCGCATACACATAGGAGAGActtcttatagctgtgatcagtgtgggaagagcttcaatcaACCAGGAGACCTGACTAaacaccaacgcatacacacaggagagaagccttatcgctgtgatcagtgtgggaagaccTTCAATCATTCAGGATCCCTGGTTacacaccaacgcatacacacaggagagaagccttatagctgtgatcagtgtgggaagagcttcaatcaATCAGGAGACCTGACTacacaccaacgcatacacacaggagagaagtctTATAGCTGTTATCattgtgggaagagcttcaggaACTCAGGACACCTGACTGCACACCagcgcatacacacaggagagaagccttatagctgtgatcagtgtgggaagagcttcaatcaATCAGGAGACCTGACTAaacaccaacgcatacacacaggagagaaaccttatagctgtgatcagtgtgggaagagcttcaatcaatcaggatacctgactatacaccaacgaatacacacaggagagaagccttatagctgtaatcAGTGTGGGAAGGGTTTTGCTCGAGATTCCACCCTGACTgcacaccaacgcatacacacaggagagaagccttatatctgtgatcagtgtgggaagagcttcaatcaGTCAGGAGACCTGATTacacaccaacgcatacacacaggagagagaccttatagctgtgatcagtgtgggaagagttttgctcgAGATTTCACCCTGACTACAcaccacctcacacacacaggagagaaatcttactCCTGTCTATGTGGAAAGAGCTTTGCTCATTCAGGGTCACTGAAAAAACACCAGAAATCACAACCATGTCATCTtttatctccctcctctctggcaCCGGTTCCAGATCCCTACATAAAGTTTCAATAG